Part of the Metarhizium brunneum chromosome 6, complete sequence genome is shown below.
ACCAATCTGCCCAGCCCATCTCACGTCCAGCCATGGAGCATGCACCACATTTTGTCAAGTCAGAACCGTATTATATAAGAGTTCCAAGGAGTTTCATTGCTTCCAAGTATTATATGCTATCAAATTATGCCTTCATGTCTCATTCTAGTTTGCTTTTTCAGGCGACACAACATCTACCTGCGCGCCTCAAAGGGAGTCTCATAAGGCACCTCGGCCTGGGGCGTAATGCGAGCCAGGTGACGTCGCTGGCCGTCCTCCCAGTCCACAAGGGCCGTGTGCTGGGTAACTCTATTGTCCCAAATGACAACGGTGCCCTCCTCCCACTTCACTCTAGCCTGAAAGTCGGCACCATATGCCAAGTGGTCATATAGGAACTTGAGAATGGCATCCGATTCTTCCCTCTTCAGGCCTAGAATCTCCCGCGTGACTATGGATGTGCCAGTTAGCTGGTGTTTCAGGGGCAGCAGCTGCCTCGGTTGCCAGGTTGACTTACACTGAGGGTTGATGTAGAGCGCCTTCTCACCCGTGGCAGGATGAGTTCGCACAATGGGATGGTCGTTGACCACGGGCTCCCGTCGCTTGATGCTGTTtctggccgcggcggcgtTGACTTGTTCAATGCCGGAGTGGGTTGCTCGCAGGCCATGCAGACGCTCCTGGAACAGTGGGCTGAGACGATTGTAAGCCTGGACGGCATCGACAAAGAGAGTGTCGCCGCCAGTCTCTGGCTTGTTGAGGATATATAGGAAAGTTGTGCCAGGGGGCTGCTTCTCATACGACACGTCCGAATGCCAGGCCACGGAACTGGTTCGGGCTTCAAAGAACTGAGCAGCTCCCTTGTCACCCTCGCCACGGTGCACAAGGTGAACCTCGGGATATCCCTCAGGGGCACCCGATGTGGGGTGGATGTGGTGACGGCCAAAATACTCGCCATACTTCAAGGCGTCTGGGATGGAGAGGTCGGCAAAGTCTTGGTTTCTGAAGGCAACAACCTTGCGCTTGGCGATATAGTGAGCCAGCTCATCCTTGCCCGCGTTGCTGAGTGAGGAGAGTTGGATACCGGAGACTTCCGAGCCAATAGTTGGTGTGAGTTGTGTGACCTTGGTTCCCTCAGGAAAGAGGTTGGGGTATGATGTGTCGGCGTCCTTGCCGTGCTCGTAGTGTTGGAAAGGCTCTAGGGGGCCCCATTTCTGCTCCCTGTTCCAGGTAGGGAGGTAGTGAGGGTACTGTGAAGAAATTCTgttagtatatatattgtaAAGGAGATACACAGGTCATGTCACGGTACGTGATGGCAAGTAGAGACCTTCATACCTTGGCACCGTTACCACCCTTCTTTCCAGTCTCGACATCGCGGTCCACGTTGTAAGGGTCAATCTCTTTATACTGTCCCAGGTTAAGTTTGTACGTTGGGCGAGGCTTGGCCTCCTCGGTGGCTGTGGTAGTAATTGCGGAAGGTGCCATGTTTGTATGCTGAAAACGTAGCCTGTTTGTCTCCTGTCTTGATCGATAAACGACTCGTCGGACAGCATGAACAACGGACTCAGAGTTCCTTATATACTTGACTGCTCTGGGGGCCAACCCCGCTATATCTCCCTGACGCCAGATATTGCGAAATTATGCACGGTTACTGCAGTAGATGGCTTAGCCATCAGATCCTCCCCGGAATGTGATGCAGCTGACGGTATTTGGAAAGTCCCAAGTCAACACTAACATAATGGCTTGCAGTTTACACTTGAATACTGTTAGTGGATACACCAAGGCACGATCCCCGTTGAcgtgatgatggtgccgaTCACGTCACCTCACCCGATTCTTGCAAGTCTAACGCTGCATGATGCCCAGACATGCAAGCACGCAATTTTGACCGGGCAAGACCTAATTCGTTTCGATGCATCAAATGAGAAGGTCTTAGACGTCGGTGTGTATCAGTCATGTCATGCCATGTCACACTGTGCCGTTGTCGGAGAGCAGCGGCGTGCAGGATCTGGAACCGCGTCTAGGAATCTTGCTGGACGGGCTCTGAGTTTGGACCAATTCCCCCAGGCATCAGTTGCAATATTATGAGGATAGATTGGCccacatacggagtagagggCGCGTCATCGGAATTTCTTTTCTCATGCAACGCCCCTCATCAATGGAAACTGGCTGTTCTCACGTAATCTAGGGGCACCTCTCGGACACGGGCAATGAGCCCGAAAATATTCGGCAAGCGCAATACATAATATGTGAATGTTTGCATCAAAAAGAGAAATTCATGGAAATGAGCAAGTGGTAGGTATCCTAGGTGATATTTACACTTTGCACACCCGAGTCAAAAAGACCAATGGATCTTGGACGCCCAGAAAGATTGGAGAGATGATGCCGGTCGCAACCATCGCTTAACGAAAAGGAGGCCTCGGAAGTTTCCGAATTCAAATGTGAGACACTGTCAAAACGGAAATCGCCGTTTAATATGGCGTGCCAATGGCGAGGCGTTCCAGTAACAGGTTGTGGCGGAGAGGTCTGCAGCCGCCATCTTGGCAATTCATCACGCGATACTAGCGACTTGACAAGTGGTGTTTCGTCGAGGTAGATCATCACTAGAGCCTGCAGGAGAAGCCTTGGAAGGTTCCCTGGCGACTTCTCGAAGGCGTGACGAGGAACACGAAACACGGTATCGTATTGGAGGACAGCATTTCGTTTTTTTACTGTGAAGACAATCGCTGGTATCTACGGGCAGTTAGTTGGCCCAGGTAATGTGTCGTGTATATTGAGAACAACCAGACTCTTATTACGAAGCCATACGCCAAATACCTGGGTACTTCAGTGTCTAAACATTAATACTCAGCCGGGTGTTTGTATGACAAATGGCCGCCATCGCTGTTCAACTCTCCAACGCCACGGAAGCTTGACTCATCAATCCCCACACTGTTGCCCCGTCTGTCAGCAAGtcagctacggagtacagagcgCGAATCTGGGGTGAGGGGGGATAAAACTGAGATGGTGGCCACGTATGCAGAGGCGACCGGCAAGCCCGCCCAGGTGAAGAACTCCCATACAGCGCCAACATGGAAAGGagcgaggccgaggttgTCCTGCCGCCAGAGGTGCTAGCTAGAATCCCCCAAACGACGCTCTGCTCGAGCGCCTTGGGCCTTGCATGGCAGACGGTGCAACGGCCCGTCTTCAATCACTCGATCCGGGTGTTTTTCGCGGCCCAGTGGTTGGCCGAGAAGGAAGGCTCGGAATGGGCGCAACCCGACAATTTGCCTCTCCTCTTTGTCGCCTGCGTCTGCCATGACCTGGGAACCAGCGACAACTTCAACGGACCCCAGCGATTCGAGGTGGAAGGCGCAGATGCCGCCCAGCATCACTGCCAATCTCACGGCATCTCGGAGCAAGACAGCCGCAAGGTTTGGACCGCCATTGCTGTTCACACCAGCCCCGGCATTGCGGAGAGAATTGACCCATTCTCCCGACTGGTTCGGTATGGCGTCATGATGGACTTTTCACTGGCAGTACGAGCCGAGGTTGGGGCCGACGACTTGTTTGTTGAGCTCGAAAAGACGCTCCCCAGATTGGACATTGAGCGGGTTTTGGCAGATGCCGTGGTCAACCAAGCAAACGAGGTAGAGACCAGCCAGCATACAGATAACAAGAGCTGGTTCTCAACTCACAAATTCCCAATCGCTAGTTGGCCGGGTATATTGCTTCGAGCCCGTTTGCAGAACCCAGACCATGTAGGGAGGAACCCGGCCTTTTAAAGTATTGGaaactatataataagttGGGGAAATAGTTGAAGTTATGTAATAAATGGCCGTCTCCGCATTTGCCAGAGAAGAAACCGCGATACAAGTCTCACAGGCACAACCACAAGTTACGTCCGTCCGTGACCGCAGTGTGCGGTTTCCGACTTGACAGGCACAAGGAAACAATTTAACTACCCTTTTCTATCCGTACGTAATACTCAGCTTATAAGTATGCCCTTTTAGAATTGGCTCACGACAGAGACCTTGATATCCATGACTCGTTGACAATTATCGCACGTTAGTTATAGAGTTTTTATAGATTGCGATTTTTGTATTATGAATAACAGCCATAGATCGAATCGACTAGTGGGATTGGTCCCTGATGAAATCCAACCAGCTGCGTCGCTGAGGCCTCTTTTACACTTGATTGTTGATGGACGATGTAATTTGAGTTGTTGGCTAGCCTCTTGACTTATCGTATACGAGGTATTGAATTGATTGAAGGCACTGAGCCCTAGCTCCCCCTGATCTTATGCTATCCGCAAAACCCGGAGGTTTCAAGCTACCTCTATGACTCGGCACAAAAAGATATTAAAACTCCTAGCTGATAATGTTTCACGTATACGTAGCTTATTTAGAGGTGTCATGGCAAGCCAAGTATAGAAAGTGACTTATTATTCTATATATTCTAATAGCATCTAGTTCTTATTTTGTATAATCTACATTCTAACAAACCTTTCTACTACTATTATTACTATTACTCGGTCTTAAAAATGAGGGCTCACATAGTCTCAGCCTCCCTCCTTATTCGTCTGGCCTTGGGTAGTCCACAGGCTGTTCCATCCGGATGTCCCCAAGGAGGAAGGGCAATTCCCGGACCTCGAGGGACGTTCTGCATTGGAACGAATGGCGAATTTCTGGGGCCTGCCAACGTGCCAAACCAGCAGACAGGTCAACCGCAACTGGGTCAGCAACCAGGTCAACAGCGGCCAGGCCAACCGTAAACAGGTCAACCGCAACTAGGCCAGCGACCGGGCCAACAGTTAACTGCCAAAGAGAAACAAGAGAAACTACGTCAGCAACTAGCTGCGCAACCAAGATTTTGTAGTGAATATGGACTAGTAAGTAGGATACAATTTAATACGGCTTAAGGCCTGCATAAGAATATTGATGCTAATCAGTTTTTGAATATAAGTCATGCAATAAACTCCGAGGCTGTGAAAATCTCGTTACGGGAGCAAATGGTTGTCTTGACTGTCCCCCGGGCTGCTAGTTGTTTTAGCGTGGGAAGTATTTATCGATGTCGTCTTGAAAGGTGTATTCAACATGAGCCAGGGGCCTGGAGCCTTCAATAGAAATGTCGCCTTGCGCAGTTTTCGTACTACCTATAATAAATTTGGTAACTCTCGTTAAATGTCAACCCATTTATATGAGGAAAAAACGTTCATTTTGGCCTTGGTTTGACCACTTTCGGGGCATTGTGGTAGTCTTCTTTATTTTTCCTTTACAACGAGGTACTAGCCCCGGCAAATTCCTTCAACTATTTGCTCTAGAAGAAAGTCTCTATATTTGTTACATCTCGGAATTCGGTCATTGGTGCCGTATGGGTTCCGGAATCGACTTGATCTGCCACATttggtgtgacaagggctagaggcttggagcatttactcaattcatctaataacagtctttggtatcaaaggtccttggttttcctcaaggccttgagggaccaaagatctctatttatacaagaagtcggtgaggaccttctgccctaatcccgtgaccgtagcccttgtgtaaccggccttttccgtgtGACATTTGGCATAGCCTGTGGAAGGTCAATGGTGTACTCGGTACCCAGCCATGCCATCAactggcatcaattgatgtctgcGCATGTGGTCTTTCTAAACACGCTGCTGGCACAGTTACCCACTGAGGTTTCAGGTTGTATCGGCAAGACGAATCTTTGCACTTGAATCGGTCACGAGCATCCCATTTACCTCGGCACCAGAGTGTGGTAGTTGGACAATTGGACAGCTAAAATGAGCGCACTTAGTCTGGCATGCTTTCCTGGGGACCATGTACGCATCGCACTGCGCTAATCGTTACCCTCTTCGGGTCTGGTGGTTTCGTTGTCGCATGGTTGGGCGACAAAGGTTGCACAAAGAATGCGACCTTGGGCCAAACACTGTCTCGGTCCTCGACccctcaccgacttcaaTTTGAAGATTTCAGTAACCCTTATCGCTCATCATGGTGTTAACTAGCAAGGGCAGCAGCACCAAATACCTTGGCGGCTCTGGCAATGCTCTTACAATTTGGATTTCTATAGCCGCAAGCACCGTTCTTGTCTTCTACGGATACGATCAGGTAAGCCCGGGTCTTTCTCCCTACATGACGCCTCCACTTACCACTTGTGTAGGGAGTGTTCGGAAATGTCCTAGTCACGCAAGATTTCCTCGACACCATGGGCAACCCCTCAGCACAAGACCAAGGGACCATGACATCTGTATACAACCTTGGTTGCTTTGCTGGCGCATTGTCCACCTTGTATTCTGGCGACAAGCTCGGTAGACCGAGGACTCTTATACTCGGCAGCCTCATTGTTGCCATTGGTGCCGTCATCCAAGCTGCCTCCTGGGGTGCAGCCCAGATGTATTTTGGCCGTGTCGTGGCTGGCTTGGGTACTGGCATGAATACTGCCACTGCTGGCGTGTGGCAGTCCGAGACGTCAAAGATGCGAAGCCGTGGAAAGCTAGTCATTATCCAAATGGCAAATTGCATCACCGGCTTCTGCTTGTCAAACTGGCTCACCTTGGGCTTCTCGTTCGCTCCGGGCAGCGTATCATGGCGATTTCCACTAGCCTTCCAAGTCTGCAAGTAGTTCCAAGTCTTCTTTTGTTTGGCAAGGATATTCTGACCTCGAACATAGTCTTCTCTGGGCTCATTATGCTCATTTGTCCCTTCCTGCCGGATTCCCCGCGTCTATTAATTCGCAAGGGAAAGTATGACGAAGCCCATGACGTGCTCGCGGCTCTCCAGGGCAACGATGCCACTGCCGATTCACCATCCGTCAGAACACAATTCTCCATCATTAAGGGCATCCTGGACACCGAGTATGCCGTCACCTACACGTGGTGGCAGCTCTTCACTGGCAAGGGACCTACAGGCGTCGTTCGTCGAATGATCCTCGGCGCATGGATGCAAGCTATGAACCAGATTAGCGGTATTAATGTGACCTCATATTACATGACAGTGAGTTAAATCAGGACCAACCCGCTGGAAATAAGGCACTAAGGGGAAAACAGTATGTCTTTATTCATTCAATCGGTCTGAATGAGCTCCTGTCTAGAATCCTAGCTGCAGCCGGCTCTGTTGATTACCTGATTTTCTCCTTCCTCGCGTATTTTGTCGTTGAGCGCCACGGACGTCGCAAGGTCATGATGACCTCTGCAGCTGGATGTGCCCTCTGCTGGCTCATCGTTTCAATAGCTCTTGGACCTTCGGAAGCCGGCAGAGGGGATTCGTTCAAGTTGGGCGTCGTTGCTGTTAgttttttctttgtcttttttgcCTGTTTCGCCATGGGCGTTCTCGGCGTACCATGGTTGTACCCAACGGAAATAAATGCCCTGGCATTCAGATCCCAAGGAGCGAGTCTTGCCATGGCCACTAACTGGATAATGAATTACATGGTGGCTCAAATCACGCCTCCGGGAATCGAAAACCTGGGTTACAAATTCTGGATCATCTGGGCCGTAATTTGCGCGTCCTTTGTTCCCACTACCTACTTCTTTTATCCAGAGACAGCCAACCGATCGCTCGAGGATATCGACAGATTCTTTGCTGATAATCCAGGTATCTTTGTCTTTAGAAACAAGATAGCCACCCAGCTCCAAAGACCGCCCATTTACGAAGAAGCAGACAATAGAGTTGCTCACAGGAACGAGAATATAAGCGATAAGAAATCGGCAACAATTGTTAGTACCGAACCAAAGGAACAAGGAGCTCGTTACCAGGCAGCTTCCTTGTCCCAACAGTAAAGCTAGTATTTGAGGCCATTTGGGACTGTTGCTTAAATAGTCAACCAGGAAGGAGAGAAATACAACCTCTAGTTAGAATCTCTGTTTATTACGTTTTGGGGCTGGGTAATTGACGCTGTATGTGGGAGCTACCAGTAGCTAGTAAGAACATTTCACCGGCCGCCGCTAGAGACATCGAGACATGGACTGTTGAAACAAGGCAACATATGGACATACCAATTAaaacaagctcaaggcctGCTTCAATTCGTTGCAGGCGTCCTAGGCCTCCTCAAATCCTCGACCCTGGGGTGCGGGATCGCCAGCCTCGGTCGGCCTCGTTCCCACGCGCAACTCCTAGTCCGCCTCCCGAAACACGATATCGAATCCTCTTTGAAGCAGGGGTGATCTATTTCAGAGAAGACGCCGTGGCctaaaactactaatatataaagctataaatatataaaaacgTTGAGCTTATCGCTCGCGCCGGTGGGCACGTCGTGGAACCAGCCGTCAAGAAGTCTGCGACCACCAAGGCCCGGCGTGCCAAATTTTCGCAGGAGTTcactgccgccaccaagaagtTCACGAGCATGGTTGATCGTGCCCGTATTAACCCCAGCCTGGCCTGCACGATAATAATACCAACCTAGGTTGGTAGTGTGGAAAATCATTGGGCAATCGTAGCCGGCCAGGCATTACGACACAATCGCTTCATCCAAAATGCCGAGTGAAAACATTGTGACAACACTTGCAAGTCAAATTTATATCCCAaattcttttcttttgacCCCTTCACATAATTTGTCGGAGCAATAGAGCGCGTTATTTTTTCCCATGTCGTATATTAACCGCTCTTTGTCCAAATCTGCATTTGGTGCTTCTCCCATCTAGTCCCATGAGGTCTGGGCAGGCAGAGCCAATTCCTCTCGCCAGGGAAGATTGACCTCTTTCCACAGAAATAATGCGATTCACATTCTTTTGACATGCCATAACCCTCCTGCAATATAATGCACGAGACACTCCAAATCGCTATCCTTCCGAGACGTCACGCTCAAGAATGGTCAAAATCGACTTCGACTGACAGCATGTGTCACACATCAAGCTAGAACAGCTCCTGCTGACACTCAAGACTCATCAGGGTTCTTGTAAAAGGATGAATAGCGTCGAGCTTAAAGACCTCTGCGAGCCGGGGCTCACCCCTCTGCCAATAGCGGTGTCTCAATTCAACATCGGCCTCGGTTGTTCCCTTTGGCTCATTTATGAGAATAGTGATGCCATGACCGGTATGCGCGACCGCAGCCTTTTCCCACGCGTACTTAACTTCAGGACAAAATTTGAACTCTGCGGTTTTCGTATCCAGGGGTAGCTGCCAATAACTTTCCCATAATAACATGGCGTCTGAGTGCTCAACGCTGTAGCGGAAGAGGCAAGAGGGTACATCGCATTTGTAACGGTCAATACTGGTGTTAAATATCTCTAAGCTGACAAGATTCGGCAGGTTTTCGGCAACTGGAGCCGTGAGTAGAAGCAGGCGGTTGATGAGGCCCAAGTCATTATCAGGACGCAGTATACCCGACCTGAAGCAGACTCTCTCGAGCTTGTGCCATTGCGCCGGCAATAGCGGTGTAGTCAGAGCATTGGCAGAAGGACATTGCATTTCTGCAATCCGATTCTTTGTGTCCAAGGGCTCGACAACAGAAACTCGTTTGAATCGGTGCCCATGATTGTATAGTAGCTCCATGAAAGATATTGGCTTGGTTTGTACCGGAGTCGGCCCCCCCAACCCTCTGAAATTGTCTGCAAAATAGTGAAAATTTTCAAGGTTTTCTGGCAGGGATGAAAGTACATGTTCTCGAAATTCTAATTGCGTACGTTAGCCAAGAATTCTTTTATTGGGCACATTTCTCACCTACCTTCGAGAtatttctcttcttcttcattggTTCTCCTGCAGAATCTCTCTAGCCTAAAGGAGGTAATATGTACCAAGCTCTCATGGATAAGTTTGGTAAGTGCCAACGGGCTCATCTGTCGCTGGAACTGGCGCCTTATAAGTAGAGAGTCGATAATTTCCACTCTTGGAAGATGGCTATTCTTGAGTCCTTGGAATTGCAACAGGGACCCGAGGTATCTGCCGGCTGGATGAAAACCCTGCGGTCTGCGCAAAGGCAATGTGGCAGTTTGATAATGCCATGGACGAGTTCCAATACCATTATaaggtctttttttttggtggtgAAACATTGTCATTACCATTGTTTCATCGCGATTGTCCCAGCTTCGGAAAGGGTAGTCGTGATGCGTGGTGAAGTCATTGTAGTAATGTTTAGAGTCACTAGAAGACTTGATGGCTAGCTCCAGTGTTAAGCCACCAGAGCGGCTTCTAGGTACCCAAGTCGAGAGTATACCGAGTAGCATCTCCATCGCAGCAGTGAAAATTATGTTGTTTCTATTCAAGATGGTTGATTAGCATGGCATCACAAGAGTGAAGATATCAGAAGCTGGATCATACCGATAGATGTCAAACCAAGTTTCGAGTTTGTAACATGACGGGCAAGAATAACCTGGCAACACAATAAGAAACGATAAATAACGAACGTAGGTGGTTCTGCGGGCGTTCTTTCTGCTCATGATGCGTGCAAAGTCTTGTAGAGCGGTGTCGTCGACCAAAAGATGACGAAAAGTCATCTTCTCAAAAAAAGATTGCCATTCAGAGCAGACTGTGGCGTACGAGGCAAGTCGATCAGGCCTCTCGCCGCCGTAAAAGTCAAGTCGATCATTTCCATCGCCCTGGGATACTAAGTTAAGAATTTCGAACCGCAATTCAGGTGGAAGGTCGAGCCAAGTTGCATATGTCTGGGGGCCGTCTTGCGGCTGCGGAACAGGTGCGGATGCCATAAATAGAGAAGATGGCATGAGtagagaagagagagagagaggatTCGAAGTATACAAGAATCGTCGCGTAGCGAGAGATGGGGCCGATTTATGTCTAGATAAAAAGGTGTTAAAAAGTGGGCTTCATGGAGAAAATTCTTAGATTTGcctaattaataaagttcATCTAGCTAGAGCTACTTTGATAACTCACTTCAATATTGAAAGCAGGTAAGTTTGTACTAGCATTTTATACGCTGGCCTAAATTTGTAGTGGCACGAAGACATTGTACATATACTGGCTGCCACTGAGGCCAGCCCATATAGTACCAGCTTGACCGTAAATTTAGCTTCCAGATCCAACTAGTTAACATTATTGGGCGTATATATGTATGCCTAGGATAAAGTTTAGGCAGCTTTAGTGACAGACTAGGGCCTGGCTGCTCATCTTAGCTCAATTGAGGTGCGCTAAAGTTTAGTTCTTGAAGCGGAAATGGATTTTGGTGGTCTGTCGCGACATCTAGAGACTGGTGTTTGGCACCAGATTATTGTGAGcaataatatattaaggtCTTGAGTTTCtaggagagaaaaaaagaagagtaACCAcgttatatatataaaaaaaatacctAAGCCTAGAGCTTTTACCTTAGCACGTATTTAAGctatataactaataagttttatattagtaaagcccTTTTATTAGGCTTCACGATTtattgggccttttccgtgtaacacatGCTACCACTTATTTATGTAATATCCGTGTATATTAGTAGTAGGCAATACCGCCCA
Proteins encoded:
- the JLP1_1 gene encoding Alpha-ketoglutarate-dependent sulfonate dioxygenase, which codes for MAPSAITTTATEEAKPRPTYKLNLGQYKEIDPYNVDRDVETGKKGGNGAKYPHYLPTWNREQKWGPLEPFQHYEHGKDADTSYPNLFPEGTKVTQLTPTIGSEVSGIQLSSLSNAGKDELAHYIAKRKVVAFRNQDFADLSIPDALKYGEYFGRHHIHPTSGAPEGYPEVHLVHRGEGDKGAAQFFEARTSSVAWHSDVSYEKQPPGTTFLYILNKPETGGDTLFVDAVQAYNRLSPLFQERLHGLRATHSGIEQVNAAAARNSIKRREPVVNDHPIVRTHPATGEKALYINPQFTREILGLKREESDAILKFLYDHLAYGADFQARVKWEEGTVVIWDNRVTQHTALVDWEDGQRRHLARITPQAEVPYETPFEARR
- the STL1_6 gene encoding Sugar transporter STL1, encoding MVLTSKGSSTKYLGGSGNALTIWISIAASTVLVFYGYDQGVFGNVLVTQDFLDTMGNPSAQDQGTMTSVYNLGCFAGALSTLYSGDKLGRPRTLILGSLIVAIGAVIQAASWGAAQMYFGRVVAGLGTGMNTATAGVWQSETSKMRSRGKLVIIQMANCITGFCLSNWLTLGFSFAPGSVSWRFPLAFQVFFSGLIMLICPFLPDSPRLLIRKGKYDEAHDVLAALQGNDATADSPSVRTQFSIIKGILDTEYAVTYTWWQLFTGKGPTGVVRRMILGAWMQAMNQISGINVTSYYMTYVFIHSIGLNELLSRILAAAGSVDYLIFSFLAYFVVERHGRRKVMMTSAAGCALCWLIVSIALGPSEAGRGDSFKLGVVAVSFFFVFFACFAMGVLGVPWLYPTEINALAFRSQGASLAMATNWIMNYMVAQITPPGIENLGYKFWIIWAVICASFVPTTYFFYPETANRSLEDIDRFFADNPGIFVFRNKIATQLQRPPIYEEADNRVAHRNENISDKKSATIVSTEPKEQGARYQAASLSQQ